One window of uncultured Trichococcus sp. genomic DNA carries:
- the mmsA gene encoding multiple monosaccharide ABC transporter ATP-binding protein, with product MADYILEMRNIVKEFSGIRALSDVNLKIERGEIHALCGENGAGKSTLMNVLSGLYPYGSYEGDIVYNGETCKFKDLKDSENKGIVIIHQELALSPYLSVSENIFLGNEQAKHGIIDWDLTEKKTTNLLKTVGLKVNPNTLVSQIGVGQQQLVEIAKAFSKSVRLLILDEPTAALNEEESANLLELIKEFRRQGITSIIISHKLNEIVNVADRITILRDGKTIETLEKEAINEERIIRGMVGRDLTNRYPERHPNLGDVYFEVKDWTVHHPIDAHRVMNDKINFNIRKGEIVGIAGLMGAGRTEFAMSVFGHSYGSNISGKVFKEGQEISVKDVPAAIENGLAYVSEDRKALGLNLLMDIRENTTIASLGKISKQGVLDKEKEVQIAEEYRKKMRTKTSSIYQKVSSLSGGNQQKVVLAKWLMTEPDVLFLDEPTRGIDVGAKYEIYTIIEEMAAAGKCVCIISSELPEILGMCDRIYTMNDGKFTGEVLRKDANQESLMNLMTREEEGVL from the coding sequence ATGGCGGATTATATATTGGAGATGCGGAATATCGTCAAAGAATTTTCTGGCATCCGGGCATTGAGTGATGTGAATCTGAAAATCGAGCGCGGGGAAATACACGCCCTATGCGGCGAAAATGGTGCGGGGAAGTCCACACTAATGAATGTGTTGAGCGGGTTGTATCCATACGGCAGCTATGAGGGGGACATCGTCTACAACGGTGAGACATGCAAATTCAAGGATCTGAAGGACAGCGAAAACAAAGGCATCGTCATCATCCACCAGGAGTTGGCGCTCAGCCCGTACCTGTCCGTGAGCGAAAATATTTTCCTCGGCAATGAGCAGGCGAAGCACGGCATCATCGACTGGGACCTGACGGAAAAGAAGACTACGAATCTGCTGAAGACAGTCGGTTTGAAAGTGAATCCCAATACGCTCGTTTCCCAGATTGGAGTCGGGCAGCAGCAATTGGTCGAAATCGCGAAAGCTTTCTCGAAATCGGTAAGGCTGCTGATCTTGGATGAGCCAACAGCCGCACTGAATGAGGAAGAGAGCGCCAATCTGTTGGAGCTGATCAAGGAATTCAGAAGGCAAGGCATCACTTCCATCATCATTTCCCATAAGTTGAACGAAATCGTCAATGTGGCCGACCGCATCACGATTCTGCGCGACGGCAAAACAATCGAAACGCTGGAAAAAGAAGCCATCAATGAGGAACGCATCATCCGCGGTATGGTCGGAAGGGACTTGACGAACCGTTATCCCGAGCGCCATCCGAACCTCGGCGACGTCTATTTTGAAGTGAAGGATTGGACGGTCCATCATCCGATTGATGCGCACCGCGTCATGAACGACAAAATCAACTTCAACATCCGCAAGGGCGAAATCGTCGGAATTGCGGGATTGATGGGGGCAGGCCGGACGGAATTCGCGATGAGTGTCTTCGGACATTCCTACGGCAGCAACATTTCCGGCAAAGTCTTTAAAGAAGGACAGGAGATTTCAGTCAAGGATGTGCCGGCAGCCATCGAAAACGGGCTTGCATATGTATCCGAAGACCGGAAAGCGCTGGGATTGAACCTCCTGATGGATATCCGTGAGAACACGACAATCGCAAGTTTAGGGAAAATCAGCAAGCAGGGGGTATTGGACAAAGAAAAGGAAGTCCAAATAGCCGAGGAATACCGCAAAAAAATGCGGACGAAGACGAGCTCCATTTACCAAAAAGTCAGCAGTCTCAGCGGGGGGAACCAGCAGAAGGTTGTCCTGGCCAAATGGCTGATGACGGAACCGGACGTCCTGTTCCTGGATGAACCGACACGCGGAATCGACGTCGGCGCCAAATACGAAATCTACACGATCATCGAGGAGATGGCGGCTGCAGGCAAATGCGTCTGCATCATCTCGTCCGAATTGCCTGAGATATTGGGGATGTGCGATCGTATCTACACAATGAATGACGGTAAATTCACAGGTGAGGTTTTACGGAAAGACGCAAACCAAGAATCGCTGATGAATCTAATGACTAGGGAAGAAGAGGGTGTGTTATAG
- a CDS encoding SulP family inorganic anion transporter → MQQYKKEWFGNIKGDILAGIVVCLALFPEVIGFMIVAGVPPIVGVYATFFITAIAAFFGSSKGMISAAAGSVALVLAHLVSEYGIQYLFAATILAGVLQVVLGFLKVGSLMRYIPKPVMIGFVNGLGIMMFTSQLDHFQGSLLLPLLGLLGIAIIFLFPRVTNKIPAPIVAIFVITAIVLGFGLDVKTLGDMGSISTDLPRFGIPAVPMTLETLRIIFPTALSVAIVGLVESLLTAQLVDEITEEKSDKNQETLSQGLGNVVSGFFGGIAGCGMIGQTIINLNYGGLGRLATFLSGFFMLLSVVLLNGSVVQIPVVALAAVMVVVSIETINWDSIKRLRTNPKNETFAMVLTVAIVIGTHNLAYGVVAGTLVSAVFAAFKMSHLHVATGSADDDHHYKVDGHLYFASAEKFLDFFAEEIEHEEEVVIDISAMTLWDSTAVEAIDKLITRNNKRGVKTTFTGANPQSSALFKRISIHTEK, encoded by the coding sequence ATGCAACAATACAAAAAAGAATGGTTCGGTAATATCAAAGGGGATATTCTGGCCGGTATCGTCGTCTGTCTGGCCCTGTTCCCTGAAGTCATCGGCTTCATGATCGTCGCTGGAGTGCCACCGATCGTAGGAGTCTACGCCACTTTCTTCATCACAGCCATTGCAGCCTTTTTCGGTTCCAGCAAGGGTATGATCTCAGCAGCGGCAGGTTCCGTGGCCTTGGTGTTGGCTCACCTGGTCTCCGAATACGGCATTCAGTACCTTTTTGCCGCTACGATTTTGGCAGGTGTCCTGCAGGTCGTCCTTGGTTTCCTGAAAGTAGGTTCCCTGATGCGCTACATTCCGAAGCCTGTCATGATCGGTTTCGTCAATGGCTTGGGGATCATGATGTTCACTTCGCAATTGGACCATTTCCAGGGCAGCCTGCTTTTGCCGCTTCTGGGACTGTTGGGCATTGCGATCATTTTCCTGTTCCCTCGGGTCACGAATAAAATCCCTGCGCCTATCGTTGCGATCTTCGTCATCACCGCGATTGTGCTGGGCTTTGGCTTGGATGTGAAAACATTGGGCGATATGGGGTCCATCTCCACAGATTTGCCGCGCTTCGGCATCCCGGCTGTTCCGATGACATTGGAAACTTTGCGGATCATTTTCCCAACTGCACTTTCGGTTGCCATCGTCGGATTAGTTGAGTCCTTGTTGACCGCACAACTGGTCGATGAAATCACCGAGGAAAAGAGCGACAAAAATCAGGAAACCTTGAGCCAAGGTCTTGGGAATGTCGTCTCCGGATTCTTCGGAGGCATCGCCGGCTGCGGCATGATCGGTCAGACGATCATCAATCTGAATTACGGGGGCCTTGGACGTCTCGCGACTTTCTTGTCCGGATTCTTCATGTTGTTGTCCGTTGTTCTTTTGAACGGTTCTGTCGTCCAGATTCCGGTTGTCGCTTTGGCGGCAGTCATGGTCGTTGTTTCCATCGAAACCATCAACTGGGACTCGATCAAACGATTGCGTACAAATCCTAAAAACGAAACCTTTGCGATGGTCCTCACCGTAGCAATCGTTATCGGAACCCATAACTTAGCTTACGGTGTCGTAGCCGGCACTTTGGTCAGCGCCGTCTTCGCCGCTTTCAAAATGTCCCATCTTCATGTTGCAACCGGATCTGCCGATGATGACCACCACTACAAAGTGGATGGCCACCTGTACTTCGCTTCCGCCGAAAAATTCCTGGATTTCTTTGCTGAAGAAATCGAACACGAGGAAGAAGTCGTTATCGACATCAGCGCCATGACGCTGTGGGATTCCACAGCTGTCGAAGCGATCGACAAGCTCATCACCCGCAACAACAAACGGGGTGTGAAAACGACGTTCACCGGCGCGAACCCGCAAAGTTCGGCCCTCTTCAAACGGATTTCGATCCACACTGAAAAATAA
- a CDS encoding helix-turn-helix transcriptional regulator, with translation MEVGSRIQELRKLNKITAKELAEQIDVSPSFISAIEHNSTKLSLKTLNHICEVLGVTVAEFFNSEMSPVEKKLTAQIKKMPEEKKYELLTFLTGLIS, from the coding sequence ATGGAAGTAGGCAGTCGCATTCAGGAATTGCGCAAACTGAACAAAATAACGGCGAAAGAATTGGCTGAGCAGATCGACGTCTCGCCTTCCTTCATTTCGGCCATCGAACATAATTCAACCAAATTGTCTCTGAAGACGCTCAATCATATCTGTGAGGTTCTCGGCGTGACAGTGGCGGAATTCTTCAATTCGGAAATGAGCCCGGTCGAAAAGAAACTTACCGCTCAAATCAAAAAAATGCCGGAAGAGAAGAAGTACGAATTATTGACCTTCCTGACAGGCTTGATTTCCTAG
- a CDS encoding Cof-type HAD-IIB family hydrolase produces MPIKLIAVDMDGTFLDSRKKFNKERFDALYKRMLEKDIRFVVASGNQYYQLRSFFPEIQDDLAFVAENGAFVVDRNKELSVGEMTQETIDKVLRIFKELDAYSKLVVCGKNSAYVDSSVSDHFYQNTKRFYHRLKRVDSFSEIDDIIFKFASGFAEEEVPALLEHFTREVGDVVSPVPTGHGSIDLIIPGMHKASGIQLLQKLWGISDEETAAFGDSGNDIEMLEHVAYSFAMANAADDVKKAAKYCALSNNEEGVLTAIEQLLEME; encoded by the coding sequence ATGCCCATCAAATTGATTGCCGTCGATATGGACGGGACTTTCCTGGACAGCCGGAAGAAATTTAACAAGGAACGCTTCGATGCCTTATACAAACGCATGCTCGAAAAAGATATCCGTTTTGTCGTGGCCAGCGGAAACCAATACTACCAACTGCGTTCTTTTTTCCCTGAAATACAGGATGACCTCGCTTTTGTGGCGGAAAACGGCGCTTTCGTCGTGGACCGCAACAAGGAATTGTCCGTCGGCGAGATGACGCAGGAGACGATCGATAAAGTGCTCCGGATCTTCAAGGAGCTGGATGCCTATTCGAAATTAGTCGTTTGCGGCAAAAACAGTGCCTACGTCGACAGTTCGGTTTCCGATCACTTCTACCAAAATACGAAACGCTTCTATCATCGCTTGAAGCGGGTGGATTCTTTTTCCGAAATAGATGACATCATCTTCAAATTTGCATCAGGTTTCGCGGAAGAGGAAGTCCCTGCCCTCTTGGAACACTTCACGCGCGAAGTGGGCGATGTCGTCTCCCCGGTACCGACCGGCCACGGCTCCATCGATCTCATCATTCCGGGGATGCATAAGGCTTCCGGCATCCAGTTGCTGCAGAAGCTGTGGGGCATCTCCGATGAGGAAACTGCCGCATTCGGCGACAGCGGGAATGATATCGAAATGCTGGAGCATGTGGCCTACAGTTTCGCGATGGCGAACGCAGCCGATGACGTCAAAAAAGCCGCCAAATACTGTGCCCTTTCGAACAACGAAGAAGGAGTGCTGACCGCAATCGAGCAGCTGCTCGAAATGGAATGA
- the chvE gene encoding multiple monosaccharide ABC transporter substrate-binding protein, protein MKFNWKKSFLTAATLLSAVVLGACGDGEASTGDAGYVGIAMPTKSAERWIADGNNMVTELEKLGYKTDLQYGEDKVENQVAQIENMITKGVDLLVVASIDGSALTDVLEKAANEGIEVIAYDRLVMNSEHVDYYATFDNFGVGVLQASYIEDALNLSEGEGPYNVELFGGSPDDNNALINYNGVMSVFQQYIDSGQLVIPSEQTKFNQIATLRWDGSTAQARMDNLLSANYTDKTLDAVLSPYDPISLGIISSLKGVGYGSAEKPLPVITGQDGTQAGVKSIIAGEQTQTIFKDTRILAQNTIEMIEAIFNEEEVPVNDTETYDNGVKVVPTYLANPISVDKENYQAELIDTDYYSEEDLGL, encoded by the coding sequence ATGAAATTCAATTGGAAGAAAAGTTTTCTTACAGCAGCAACGTTATTATCCGCAGTAGTGCTAGGTGCCTGTGGGGATGGCGAAGCATCTACAGGGGATGCCGGCTATGTCGGGATCGCGATGCCGACTAAGTCAGCCGAGAGATGGATTGCGGACGGCAACAACATGGTCACCGAGTTGGAGAAACTGGGCTATAAGACGGACCTTCAATACGGCGAGGACAAAGTGGAAAACCAAGTGGCCCAAATCGAGAACATGATCACAAAAGGCGTGGATCTTTTGGTAGTCGCTTCAATCGATGGCTCGGCTTTGACGGACGTACTTGAAAAAGCGGCCAATGAGGGCATCGAAGTCATCGCTTACGATCGTCTGGTGATGAATTCCGAACACGTAGACTACTATGCAACTTTCGATAATTTCGGAGTGGGCGTGCTGCAGGCTTCCTACATCGAAGATGCGTTGAACTTGAGTGAAGGCGAAGGCCCGTACAATGTCGAACTGTTCGGCGGCTCACCTGATGACAATAACGCCTTGATCAATTACAACGGCGTGATGTCCGTCTTCCAACAATACATCGACAGCGGCCAATTGGTCATCCCTTCCGAGCAAACCAAATTCAACCAAATCGCAACCTTGCGTTGGGACGGATCGACTGCACAAGCACGGATGGACAACTTGTTGAGCGCAAATTACACGGATAAAACCTTGGATGCAGTATTGTCTCCTTATGATCCAATCAGCTTGGGAATCATTTCTTCCTTGAAAGGCGTCGGTTACGGATCGGCAGAAAAACCATTGCCGGTCATCACAGGTCAAGATGGAACCCAGGCAGGCGTGAAATCGATCATTGCCGGCGAACAGACACAAACGATCTTCAAAGATACGCGTATTTTGGCTCAAAACACAATCGAGATGATCGAAGCGATCTTCAACGAGGAAGAAGTGCCTGTAAACGATACGGAAACATATGACAACGGCGTGAAGGTCGTACCGACTTACTTGGCTAATCCGATTTCAGTCGATAAAGAAAATTATCAAGCGGAATTGATCGATACAGACTACTATTCTGAAGAAGATTTAGGCCTATAA
- the mmsB gene encoding multiple monosaccharide ABC transporter permease: METTNGVKKEKQTLDLKTKALDIFSKYSMVIILIGLLLAFQLMTDGIFWRPLNITNIVLQNSHILVLAAGMLLVVLLGHVDLSVGSVMAFVGAISGILMVNWNVSPWLAVPICIVIGAIIGAWQGFWVAYFGIPAFIVTLAGLLMFRGLTQVVLGGQSLAPFPEIFQKISTGYLPDLTDGSVHLLTMILGVLIAAALVFGQWRTREKRKNNLFEVESMNMFMLKAVMTAVVMIGVTYIFASYQGYPVILVILGVIVAAYAFLTNKTVAGRQIYATGGNRKAAELSGIKTKKITFWVFVNMGAMAALAGLILAARLNAATPQAGTSMELDAMAAVYFGGASTSGGIGTIVGTIVGGLVMGVLNNGMSILGVGVDWQQAIKGLILLLAVVLDIYNKKKKAA; encoded by the coding sequence ATGGAAACGACGAACGGCGTAAAAAAGGAAAAGCAAACATTGGATCTAAAAACAAAGGCGCTTGATATTTTCAGTAAATACAGTATGGTAATCATTTTAATTGGCTTGCTGCTAGCCTTTCAGCTCATGACGGACGGCATCTTCTGGCGACCGCTGAACATCACGAACATCGTGCTGCAGAACAGCCATATCCTGGTTCTGGCCGCGGGTATGCTGTTGGTGGTCCTGTTGGGCCATGTCGACTTGTCTGTTGGTTCCGTGATGGCTTTCGTGGGTGCCATTTCCGGCATTTTGATGGTGAACTGGAACGTCAGCCCTTGGTTGGCGGTGCCGATCTGCATCGTGATCGGAGCGATCATCGGCGCTTGGCAGGGTTTCTGGGTAGCCTACTTCGGCATCCCAGCTTTCATCGTCACGTTGGCGGGCTTGTTGATGTTCCGTGGGCTGACGCAGGTCGTGTTGGGCGGGCAATCATTGGCGCCTTTCCCGGAAATATTCCAAAAGATTTCTACAGGCTACCTGCCTGATCTGACGGATGGCAGTGTGCATCTGCTGACGATGATCCTGGGTGTCCTTATTGCCGCAGCACTTGTTTTCGGACAATGGCGCACACGCGAAAAACGCAAGAACAATCTGTTCGAAGTTGAATCAATGAATATGTTCATGTTGAAAGCGGTCATGACAGCAGTGGTGATGATCGGGGTTACTTACATCTTCGCCTCTTACCAAGGCTATCCTGTCATTTTGGTAATCTTGGGAGTCATCGTAGCGGCCTATGCTTTCTTGACGAACAAGACAGTTGCGGGACGCCAAATCTACGCAACCGGCGGAAACCGTAAAGCGGCGGAATTGTCCGGTATCAAAACGAAAAAAATCACTTTCTGGGTATTCGTGAACATGGGTGCGATGGCTGCGTTGGCTGGTTTGATCTTGGCAGCGCGTCTGAATGCGGCCACACCGCAAGCAGGTACTTCCATGGAATTGGATGCGATGGCAGCCGTATACTTCGGCGGAGCTTCCACTTCAGGCGGGATCGGTACCATCGTGGGCACGATCGTCGGCGGTTTGGTTATGGGTGTCTTGAATAACGGGATGTCCATTCTCGGTGTCGGTGTCGACTGGCAGCAAGCGATCAAAGGTTTGATTCTGTTGCTGGCCGTCGTATTGGATATCTACAACAAGAAAAAGAAAGCAGCATAA
- a CDS encoding CBS domain-containing protein, translated as MKSSNEAFLDYFNDIESFFNKEYKPNRGKSYYSFYELVENAARYDSFVKRKRDDFQILGDLRNFLSHGNQSNLVLVNEESLNLIKSIHEQLLKPKTAFDIKSDDVKFFKETTPLSAVLETIRNTDLTQFPIKDGKGKVRGLLTENGITHWLSQHAHKATISIGGTLARDILVLDENKNNFAFIKKDATIYEAEAQFDNQKIDALLVTHSGKNTENLLGIITRFDLVEV; from the coding sequence TTGAAGAGCAGCAACGAAGCATTCCTGGATTATTTCAATGACATCGAGAGTTTCTTCAACAAGGAATACAAGCCCAACCGCGGAAAATCCTATTACAGCTTTTATGAGTTGGTGGAGAATGCCGCGCGCTATGACAGTTTTGTGAAAAGGAAACGGGATGATTTTCAGATATTGGGGGATCTGCGCAATTTTCTGAGCCATGGTAACCAAAGCAATCTGGTGCTCGTCAACGAGGAGTCCCTGAACCTTATAAAATCAATCCATGAACAACTGTTGAAACCGAAGACGGCCTTCGACATCAAATCGGATGATGTGAAGTTCTTCAAGGAAACGACACCGCTGTCCGCTGTCCTCGAGACGATCCGGAACACCGACCTGACGCAATTCCCGATCAAGGACGGAAAAGGGAAAGTGAGGGGGTTGTTGACGGAGAACGGCATCACGCACTGGCTGTCCCAACATGCGCATAAGGCAACCATTTCGATCGGCGGAACGCTTGCGCGGGATATCCTTGTGTTGGACGAGAATAAAAATAATTTTGCCTTCATCAAAAAGGATGCGACCATCTATGAAGCGGAAGCGCAATTCGATAACCAAAAAATCGATGCGCTGCTGGTGACGCACAGCGGCAAAAATACAGAGAATCTGCTCGGCATCATCACGCGTTTCGACTTGGTGGAAGTGTAA
- a CDS encoding VOC family protein → MTTANIMLYVEDVEANADFWKQYLAFEEINRYDFGDSISIVLAVNPACNLQLFDIDFIRKNSPEVASNKPSLLFDISDFDGLYARFKENNETVGDIIEMGGVRTFNFPDRDGNYYAVRETTE, encoded by the coding sequence ATGACCACAGCGAATATCATGCTTTATGTAGAGGATGTGGAGGCGAATGCCGATTTTTGGAAACAATATCTGGCTTTCGAAGAAATCAACCGTTATGACTTTGGGGATTCCATCAGCATCGTGCTGGCGGTGAACCCTGCATGCAATCTGCAACTGTTCGACATTGATTTCATCAGAAAAAATTCACCGGAAGTGGCGTCCAACAAACCTTCTTTATTGTTCGACATCTCCGATTTCGACGGGCTGTACGCGCGCTTCAAGGAAAACAACGAGACGGTCGGCGACATCATCGAAATGGGCGGCGTCAGGACCTTCAACTTCCCCGACAGGGACGGCAACTACTACGCCGTCCGGGAAACGACTGAGTAA
- a CDS encoding PTS sugar transporter subunit IIB gives MTEQKTALLICTAGITTGLLVKNVQNAADERGLDIHVYSAPAIIAEQAIQSQAIDALMIGPQSKYEIARLKDFLTYKAVPYKLISKENYEILDGEAVLEEIIALIGK, from the coding sequence ATGACCGAACAAAAGACAGCCTTATTGATTTGTACGGCAGGCATCACGACCGGCTTGCTGGTGAAGAATGTGCAGAACGCGGCGGATGAAAGGGGACTGGACATCCATGTCTACTCCGCGCCGGCGATCATCGCGGAGCAGGCGATCCAAAGCCAAGCAATCGATGCCCTGATGATCGGCCCGCAATCCAAATACGAAATTGCGCGGCTGAAGGATTTCTTGACCTATAAGGCAGTGCCTTACAAGCTGATTTCGAAGGAAAATTATGAGATTTTGGATGGGGAAGCAGTTCTTGAGGAGATCATTGCGTTGATCGGGAAATAA